Proteins encoded within one genomic window of Cucumis sativus cultivar 9930 chromosome 3, Cucumber_9930_V3, whole genome shotgun sequence:
- the LOC101214721 gene encoding 50S ribosomal protein L12, chloroplastic encodes MSSTLSTASLRSPSSSSSSYPSNFSHSLKPTPLRFPFSFAPTNLSLRLIHHRPISAVAVPEKVSEIGDVISKLTLEEARTLVDYLQEKLGVSAASFAPAPATVAPGTAAGGDDAAAAVEEKTEFDVVIEEVPSNARIAVIKSVRALTSLALKEAKELIEGLPKKFKEGISKEEAEDAKKQLEEAGAKISIV; translated from the coding sequence ATGTCTTCCACTCTCTCCACTGCATCTCTCCGAtccccatcttcttcttcttcttcttatccGTCAAATTTCTCCCATTCCCTCAAACCCACTCCTCTCCGCTTCCCCTTTTCTTTCGCCCCCACCAATCTCTCTCTTCGCCTGATTCATCACCGCCCAATCTCCGCCGTCGCTGTTCCGGAGAAAGTGTCAGAAATCGGCGATGTCATCTCCAAGTTGACTCTCGAAGAAGCACGAACCCTTGTTGATTACCTCCAAGAGAAACTCGGCGTTTCCGCTGCCTCCTTCGCCCCTGCTCCTGCCACCGTCGCTCCCGGCACTGCTGCCGGAGGTGATGATGCGGCTGCTGCTGTCGAGGAGAAAACGGAGTTTGATGTTGTTATTGAGGAAGTGCCGAGTAATGCGAGGATTGCGGTTATTAAATCTGTTAGGGCTTTGACGAGCTTGGCCTTGAAGGAAGCGAAGGAGTTGATTGAAGGTTTGCCGAAGAAGTTTAAGGAAGGAATTTCGAAGGAAGAGGCGGAGGATGCGAAGAAGCAGCTTGAAGAGGCTGGTGCGAAGATTtctattgtttga